A stretch of the Notamacropus eugenii isolate mMacEug1 chromosome 2, mMacEug1.pri_v2, whole genome shotgun sequence genome encodes the following:
- the LOC140522705 gene encoding olfactory receptor 12D1-like → MKDKAIDWEDEKESLSLPDSMKNNETIVTEFLLLGLTNIQELQAILFVIFLTLYFISLAGNGAIVMIIISEPCLHSPMYFFLGNLSCLDICYSTVTMPKVLENFLSTHKAISFLGCITQLHFFHFLGSTESILLAIMAFDRFVAICNPLRYLVVMKHQVCLQMATVAWVISFFYALMHSIMTSQLNFCQSHQLNHFLCDVKPLLELACGNTVINQWLLSSHSWNMIRKALSICASHFMVVCLFYGPVGFTYIRPASGTSMAQDRIVAIMYSAITPVLNPLIYTLRNKEVKFAFKKAFGSLFWKN, encoded by the exons ATGAAAGATAAAGCCATTGACtgggaagatgaaaaagaaagtttGTCTTTGCCTGACAGCATGAAGAAT AATGAAACTATAGTGACTGAATTTCTCCTGCTGGGCCTGACCAATATACAGGAGCTACAAGCTATTTTGTTTGTAATCTTCCTCACTCTCTACTTCATCAGTCTAGCTGGAAATGGTGCCATTGTGATGATTATCATCTCTGAGCCATGTCTCCATTCCCCCATGTATTTCTTCCTTGGCAATCTCTCCTGCCTAGATATCTGTTACTCCACAGTGACAATGCCCAAGGTGCTAGAAAACTTCCTTTCCACCCATAAGGCCATCTCATTTCTGGGCTGTATCACCCAgctccatttcttccattttcttggtAGCACAGAGTCCATTTTGCTTGCTATCATGGCTTTTGACCGCTTTGTGGCCATCTGCAATCCACTCCGCTACTTGGTCGTCATGAAACACCAAGTATGTCTTCAAATGGCCACTGTGGCCTGGGTTATCAGTTTCTTTTATGCCTTAATGCATTCTATCATGACTTCACAATTAAACTTCTGCCAGTCCCATCAACTCAACCACTTCTTGTGTGATGTCAAACCCCTTCTGGAATTGGCCTgtggaaatacagttatcaaccAATGGCTCCTTTCT agcCACTCCTGGAACATGATCCGGAAGGCTCTGTCCATATGTGCCTCTCACTTCATGGTGGTCTGTCTCTTCTATGGACCTGTGGGTTTCACTTACATCCGTCCTGCTTCTGGCACCTCCATGGCACAAGATCGGATAGTTGCCATAATGTACAGTGCTATCACTCCGGTATTAAACCCATTGATCTACACACTGAGAAATAAGGAAGTGAAGTTTGCTTTCAAGAAAGCCTTTGGAAGTCTTTTTTGGAAAAACTGA